The Rattus norvegicus strain BN/NHsdMcwi chromosome 2, GRCr8, whole genome shotgun sequence nucleotide sequence tagtgtgtgtgtgtatgtgcatgtgtgtgtgtgtgtgtgtgtgtgtgtgttgtggtgtgaaGTATATGTATTAATTTCTGCATCTGTCTTTTTTTTGTTACAAAGAACTGGTGAAGTTCTTAATGGAAACAGTGGATTTTTCCCCTTAATTTTATACAGTTCATTTTATATAAAGATCTGAACTTTGTGCCAGTATATAGGGGACATTCTTATGTCTAtcgtcatcattatcatcatcatcatcattttgaaACTAGAGAGTGGACTCAGTGTCTGTGAATGCTGGGTGAAGAACTATCAATGGTTTCTTTTTGTGTCTTCTTGATGCATTGGTCCTCTGAAATTAATCTTTGTATTTACTACGTTGGAGGGTGTACTATTTAGCAGAATGTCTACCACTCTAGAGGTCCTTTGCCTGGTCCTTGGTGTTACACAGACCTGTTTTGTAATTACTGTTTCACGGAGTATCATTTTACACCTGCATTCAGTCATGCTGGCCCCTGTGCATGCTGCAGGTGTTGATATTTCTTTTATGAGTATGTAGCTGACTGTGAGCTTCTGCTCCCAAGAAGCAGTCAAGGTTCCAATAATTCTGCATTCTGCAGAATACACAACATTCTTCCCAGCAACAAGAAAGCCCGAGAGGAATTTCTCTCTTTGGAGCCATGTGATTTGAGGTTATAGGAAACCTTTGCTTCTGCTGTTGTATTTCTCAAGGCCTTCTTCCCTGCTTTTGAGTAATTGAAGTTCTTTTCAAAGCATTGCTTGATCACTACTGTTGATCTATTAGTAATgcatctttcttttattattagcTCGATGTTATATggttatgtatgtgtctgtaacCTAGTCCATCTCACATTTTATTGCAGAACTTATTCCATATTTCAGGAAACTAGAAGTAACATACTTTTAGTAAtcgtattttattaatttcttttagtgatattattttattaattatacaGTGTGTATACTTTTCATATACATTCCTCCTGTGTACCAAGCCCCACAATAaatcaccattttttcttttaatcaattGTTGTCAATTGTTCTTTATAAGATTAAACACTTGGATATGAGAAAAGTCTGAGTAACAATTTTTTATTAAGAACATTTTCATGTGTTTATGCTGAGCCTTACATTGTATATCTCACTGGTTACACAAACATTCCCATATGTACCATTCATAACTGTCTCATGGAGTTAATTTTGTAAGTGCTACTGGGTGTCAAGTTGAGCtgggttattggttggccattccctcagtctctgctctatccccagcgcctgcatttcttatagacaggataaatttggggttccTACCAGGATGCAGGACATAacctcttcaggtttcatattcCCACTGctatgagtcacagctaaggtcacccccattgattcttggggatcccctttctcagttctcaGAGGATAGGAAGATCTTCCATACTCGTGCATAGGTAGAATTAACATATGATTATTTTCTAATAACTCATACTTCTTTATTCAATTCAGCAATGAAATTCAATATTATAATTTggctttgtgtgtatgtatatatgtatatatgtatgtatgcatgtatgtatgtgtatatgtggtgtggtgCGTGTTTCCTGTAGCTGTAACACTTTCAGGATCAAACTAAAAAATATCTGGGGACAGATTTATGTTAAGAAAATTACTGATTGCtgataacactttttttttttacagaaaatgGATTCTACTCTCACTCAATATTTCCACACACActttcccctccttctactcctccttacccctcctccactttctctcagatccactcctcctccatttttcttcataGAAGAGCAGGCTTCTATAACACTCTTTGTGACACAAACACAGCAAAATCCTAATCATAgtaatttaaaaatgcttttctctGTTAATGGTGTCCTACACCAGTCTTTCCATTAGCTTTTGGGGGATATTAAATGTCAGTTTGAAATATTTACTGTCTATAGTTGTGGTCCTCACTTAGTCTGATATTCTCAAACATTACATTCATTTGAAATGTTGAATTGTTGATGGAAGTATTAAAGTTGTAAATATAATATGGattcaagaaaattatagttaAATACAAATTGTCACTAACTAGAGCATATAAATCATCTTAGCATAGCAGCTGGTTTATGAGAAACCTATTGGTAACAGTATCCTAGTGGCCTTTAATAACACATATTAGGGGATATTGGAGAGGTGGCTCCTTGATTAAGTGTacctactgctcttgcagatgacctgagttcaattcaggTGGGTCACAGTGATTGCATTTCTATCTCCATTGGGATCAGATGtcgtcttctgacctcctcaggcaacTGCATTCATATGCACGTagacccatacacacacacacacacacacacacacacacacacacacacacacacacatacacacacacatacacccatacagacacaccaacaggcacacatgcataagGATACTTAAAAATACATCTTTGAAAAACACATCCATGTGGTAGTGACTCAGGGGCATGGCTTGGGGTAGGTTCTCTGCTTCATGTTTTCTCAATGTCAGAACCAGGACCTGCGATTTCATCCCATCCTTGTGTACTGAAGGATATACTTCTATAATCCCGCCACAGATTTTATGACTATAACAGTTTGTGGGGCTAAGATCTGTCTACCTTCGCTCACTGTTAGTTAGAGATTTCCCTCAGTTCACTGCTCTGTTTTCCTCCTCGGGGATAGCAGATTGCCTTGTCAACGTATGTGAGCCAACAAGGACCAAGTAGAATCTGTTATCAATGCAAACCCTTCATTAGAGTGAGGGTCCTCAGAGGGAAACTGTTACAGGAAGTCATGAGTGACACCTGTGGGGTGATTGGCAACCACCTTAGTGGGTTGTGCTACGTTAACCATCATAAAATATTGCCTACCAAACTGGAAGTGCTTCTCTATTTATTTACAATACTTGATGCTCTTCAGATTAGAATGAAATTGCGTGGAAAAGTTGTAACTCATGTACTATTTaacaggttttttaaaaaatgtatcattAAATTTTCATCTTAGCCAAAGATACTATTATTCTTCCACAAGATAACCTCTAGGGCAAGGGATGTAGTCTAaatggtagaatgtttgcctagcatgtatgaaatCCTAGGTCTGATCCTTCATATCATACAGCCTGAGTGTCCTGGCCCACACTTGTAATACTAGTACTTGGTTGGTAGCAACTGGAGGATAAAAGGCCAACATTATCACCAGCAccatagcaaattcaaggccaagctagaacaacaacaacaaaagtaggagagagggaaagagagaggtagagtatgaagaggaagggggaggaggaagcaaaagaggaggaggagcaggaggagcaggaggaggaggaggagcaggaggaggaggaagagaaggagcaggaggaggaggaggagcaggagcaggagcaggaagaggaggagaaggagcaggaagaggagcaggaggaggaggaggaagaggaggaggagcaggagcaggaggaggaggagcaggaggagcagaagcaggaggaggagcaggaggaggaggatgaggaggagaaggagcaggaggaggagcaggaggatgagcaggaggaggaggatgaggaggaggaggaggagcaggaggaggagcaggaggaggaggaggagaaggaggaggagcaggagcaggaggaggagcaggaggagcaggagcaggaagaggaggaggaggagcaggagcaggaggaggaggagcaggaggaggagcaggaggagcaggagcaggaagaggaggaggagcaggaggaggagctggaggaggagcaggaggagcaggaggagcaggaggaggagcaggagcaggagcaggaagaggaggaggaggagcaggaggaggagcaggaggaggaggagcaggagcaggaggaggaggaggaggagcaggaggaggaggagcaggaggaggaggagaaggagcaggaggaggaggagcaggaggaggaggagcaggaacaggaggaggagcaggaggagcaggaggaggaggaggagcaggaggaggagaaggagcaggaggaggaggagcaggagcaggagcaggaagaggaggagaaggagcaggaagaggagcaggaggaggaggaggaagaggaggaggagcaggaggaggaggagcaggagcaggaggaggaggaggaggaggagcaggaggaggaggagcaggaggaggaggagaaggagcaggaggaggaggagcaggaggaggaggagcaggaacaggaggaggagcaggaggaggaggaggagcaggagcaggagcaggaagaggaggagaaggagcaggaagaggaggaggaggagcaggagcaggaggaggagcaggaggaggaggagcaggagcaggaggaggaggaggaggaggagcaggaggaggaggagcaggaggagcaggaggaggaggaggagcaggaggaggagaaggagcaggaggaggaggagcaggagcaggagcaggaagaggaggagaaggagcaggaagaggagcaggaggaggaggaggaagaggaggaggagcaggaggaggaggagcaggagcaggaggaggaggaggaggaggagcaggaggaggaggagcaggaggaggaggagaaggagcaggaggaggaggagcaggaggaggaggagcaggaacaggaggaggagcaggaggaggaggaggagcaggagcaggagcaggaagaggaggagaaggagcaggaagaggaggaggaggagcaggagcaggaggaggagcaggaggaggaggagcaggaggaggagcaggagcaggaggaggagcaggaggaggagcaggaggagcaggagcaggaagaggaggaggaggagcaggagcaggaggaggaggagcaggaggaggagcaggagcaggaagaggaggaggagcaggaggaggagctggaggaggagcaggaggagcaggaggagcaggaggaggagcaggagcaggagcaggaagaggaggaggaggagcaggagcaggaggaggagcaggaggaggaggaggagcaggaggaggagcaggaggaggagcaggaggagcaggagcaggaagaggaggaggaggaggagcaggaggaggagcaggaggaggagcaggaggaggagcaggaggaggaggagcaggaggaggagcaggagcaggaggaggaggagctggaggaggaggaggaaaaggagaaaccaACAAAAGGTAGTGTTAAGACATAGCCCAAGTTGGGTGTAATTACAGCCACTGAGAGGCTGAGGTGAGGGCATCCCAAGTTTGTGCTCATCTTAAGTACATAGCACACTGCTagttatatacatgcatacatatgcaaatatgtgTTTGTAATAATCAAGTTATTGTGATAATAAAATAGTCACAATGTAGGTATGTGTAATTTTATTCAAACTTCTGTCCaaccactttttttctatttcatcaagattctgttttgttttgtttttctgatggaGCTATAGTGACTTATTGGAcagttttataatttatatacataagATGATAAAATAAAGCTTCAGTACCTTATGTGTGCATTATAGCTTGTTTGTAGCATGCATCATTATTATCCTCAAAGAATGAGGAATCCTGCTCTACTGACGAAAACCTACTAAGTCATTCTTAGTAAGCCGAGTGTTCTGTTTGCTTATTTAGGGAGAGTTTTGCTCCTGTAATAGATTGTTAAGACATACTTCTAGCATATGCACTGCTGAACTAAATGGCTAAATTAACATAAGGATGAGTTAAACTTGAATGGCTTTAGATTTTCTCAAATCATTAGAAATGTTAGTATTTCTAACTGACATGACAATGTGAATTTAAATGTTCCTTATGCTGATATTAGGTCATTGACATTGACACTTAGCTTAGAAATGGTTCCTAAGTGCTGTAGAAGGGAGATAGGGTAATTCATATATAGAAAGTCAAACAGCTAAAACAGTGACTAACTACCCAAACAAATTACCCAGAGTAATAACTACCCAACAGCTCACAAACAGAGGATTTGAAGTTAAGTCTTGGAtgaaattttgtttaaactttaatgaatgattaaaaaaaacttttctagAATTTTATTGTAGAAATTTTAGCAGCACAAAATGTTGAATTTTCTAGGGAGTGGCCACACACCTTTGTTCTGTGAGTGATAATTTACTGAACTAACTCTTCCACATTTCGGATTCATTCTGTCCTTTATCTGCCCAGGAATCTGTTGTTGGTGCTGCTGCCTATACATATACACTACCCATACTGTACATTAACTACTTTTGCTTCTGTAAATTTGGCTCCAATTCACATTCTGTCAAAAGAATTTTAATACTGAGTCTTTACGTGTCTTACAGGTAATAGCATGATAACAAGGGGATGGTGTTTTGATAACTGGTCAAAAGGTTTGGACAGTAATGCTCTCACTAAGAATGTTATGGatacaagatttattttatgatgtTCAATAGACATTGTCAGAGACTGCCATAGACATCAGCAATTTTACCATCAATGTCCCATTCTGAATTGTCCATGCCTCTTTGAGCCTTACTTCCTATTCAGAATAATTTCCCTTGCTGGAGTGATACTGACCCCAT carries:
- the LOC134485870 gene encoding basic proline-rich protein-like; protein product: PPAPPPPAPAPPPAPPPPAPPPAPPPAPPPAPPPPPLPAPAPPAPPPAPPPAPPPPPAPPPAPAPPPPLPAPAPAPPPAPPAPPAPPPAPPPAPPPLPAPAPPPAPPPPAPAPPPPLPAPAPPAPPPAPPPAPAPPPAPPPPAPPPAPAPPPPLPAPSPPLPAPAPAPPPPPAPPPVPAPPPPAPPPPAPSPPPPAPPPPAPPPPPPPAPAPPPPAPPPLPPPPPAPLPAPSPPLPAPAPAPPPPAPSPPPAPPPPPAPPAPPPPAPPPPPPPAPAPPPPAPPPAPAPPPPLPAPSPPLPAPAPAPPPPPAPPPVPAPPPPAPPPPAPSPPPPAPPPPAPPPPPPPAPAPPPPAPPPLPPPPPAPLPAPSPPLPAPAPAPPPPAPSPPPAPPPPPAPPAPPPVPAPPPPAPPPPAPSPPPPAPPPPAPPPPPPAPAPPPPAPPPAPPPPLPAPAPAPPPAPPAPPAPPPAPPPAPPPLPAPAPPAPPPAPPPPAPAPPPPLPAPAPPAPPPAPAPPPSPPPPPAPPPAPPPPPHPPPPAH